Proteins encoded within one genomic window of Agelaius phoeniceus isolate bAgePho1 chromosome Z, bAgePho1.hap1, whole genome shotgun sequence:
- the LOC129133698 gene encoding LOW QUALITY PROTEIN: coiled-coil domain-containing protein 171-like (The sequence of the model RefSeq protein was modified relative to this genomic sequence to represent the inferred CDS: substituted 1 base at 1 genomic stop codon) codes for MNDNYQQKASGTEKRVQSDQWQFQEEQQRFAVERDNIHRIHLAELEFLFKEKAEAEMAFQKTNAALQSIAKKLKDMEAEHNGCTKVLKLQAACLEIKNKRQERLLQELEAAAVKIKELEDDAAATRLAHVECKYTTEVMQREMSILLNTYQTLANAQVLSRPTNVPLEELPWAELCALLHENVEALVSNFSKANQRISHLEYICKHKTDTMNDLQQNQEEALEKMSEQLKAKEHWWQKEKQYLEQQYSNVLAEVHARSQECEETAQKKRQKLYGLEQLSDKLAQENNSLKNSLLDAFKARSSLLAACALLSGALCSLYGRLCATSCQRDILQERVNQHQLLNHKIVSLLYALPAVVERNQYEGRLRQRIAKNLVYVFRRAVIAVLAANRLRALARYSCTFFIWTDGCRGSSGIQVCLGESRGRHPVPCFAEEGVDCIEALHWLSSSNLXTAIISSISELQGVLSNQDSELWLSSNSLIGTARNCFAQLMDNLSVLMETVQGNARGCRAYLERDSLIERLARGLQRVNAQALEAGFHDRLPSTRNIATLQQEIFEFSQRLHAAEIESHSLHLQLAACRWAFTEMQKDAEKPHRLQSQLSEVQQHKNDFLSTEFSRNLCSNAAVRKTSS; via the exons ATGAATGACAACTATCAGCAGAAAGCATCAGGGACTGAGAAAAGAGTTCAAAGTGATCAGTGGCAGTTTCAAGAGGAGCAACAAAGATTTGCAGTGGAGAGGGATAACATCCACAGAATACACCTTGCTGAGCTagaattcctttttaaagaaaaagctgaagcaGAAATGGCTTTTCAG AAAACTAATGCTGCCCTGCAAAGCATTGCCAAGAAGTTGAAGGATATGGAGGCAGAGCACAATGGCTGCACCAAGGTGCTGAAGCTCCAGGCCGCCTGTCTGGAAATCAAGAATAAACGGCAGGAGAGGCTCCTCCAAGAACTGGAG GCAGCTGCAGTGAAAATAAAGGAACTGGAGGATGATGCTGCAGCAACAAGACTTGCACATGTAGAATGTAAATACACTACAGAAGTCATGCAG AGGGAGATGTCCATCCTCCTGAACACATACCAGACCCTGGCAAATGCCCAGGTGCTTTCCAGACCGACAAACGTCCCCCTGGAAGAGTTACCTTGGGCAGAGCTTTGTGCCCTCTTGCATGAGAATGTTGAAGCCCTGGTCTCGAACTTCAGCAAGGCCAACCAGAGG ATATCTCACCTAGAATATATTTGCAAGCACAAGACTGACACTATGAACGACCTTCAGCAGAACCAGGAGGAGGCTTTGGAGAAAATGTCTGAACAGTTAAAAGCAAAGGAACACTGGtggcagaaagaaaagcagtatCTTGAACAGCAGTACTCAAACGTCCTTGCAGAAGTTCATGCAAGATCACAG GAATGTGAAGAAACGGCGcagaaaaagaggcaaaaacTCTATGGCCTCGAACAACTCTCCGACAAACTGGCCCAGGAAAACAATTCCTTGAAAAATTCATTATTAGATGCTTTCAAGGCACGctcatccctgctggcagcctgtgcGCTGCTGTCAGGGGCCCTGTGCTCTCTCTACGGCCGACTGTGTGCCACGTCTTGCCAAAGAGACATTCTCCAGGAACGGGTGAACCAGCACCAACTCCTGAACCACAAGATCGTCAGCCTCCTTtatgctctccctgctgtggtGGAAAGAAATCAGTACGAAGgcaggctgaggcagagaaTAGCCAAGAACCTGGTTTATGTGTTCCGAAGAGCTGTGATCGCAGTTCTGGCTGCTaacaggctgagggctctggccCGATATTCTTGTACATTTTTCATCTGGACAGATGGATGCAGAGGAAGCTCTGGAATTCAAGTTTGTCTGGGAGAATCCAGAGGCAGGCATCCTGTGCCAT GTTTTGCAGAGGAAGGAGTTGACTGTATTGAAGCACTTCACTGGTTGTCTAGCTCTAACCTCTAGACTGCAATAATCAGTTCCATCTCAGAACTGCAGGGTGTTCTCAGcaaccaag attcGGAGCTCTGGCTTTCTAGTAACTCGCTGATCGGCACAGCCAGGAACTGCTTTGCACAACTGATGGACAACCTGAGCGTTCTGATGGAGACAGTTCAAGGGAACGCTCGTGGGTGCAGAGCCTACCTGGAGAGGGACTCGCTGATAGAGAGGCTGGCTCGTGGCCTCCAGAGAGTAAATGCCCAGGCCCTGGAAGCTGGATTCCATGACAGACTGCCCAGCACA AGAAACATAGCAACTTTGCagcaagaaatatttgaattttcacAAAGGCTTCATGCAGCAGAGATAGAGTCCCACtcactgcacctgcagcttgcagCATGCAGATGGGCTTTCACCGAGATGCAAAAAGATGCTGAAAAACCCCACAGACTGCAGAGCCAATTAAGTGAAGTTCAGCAA CATAAAAATGATTTCCTTTCAACAGAATTTTCCAGAAACCTTTGCAGCAATGCAGCCGTGAGAAAGACGTCCAGCTAG